Below is a genomic region from Erigeron canadensis isolate Cc75 chromosome 7, C_canadensis_v1, whole genome shotgun sequence.
agtggagatAAAATGATATGTAAAGATATTTGTAtagttggagataaaattataagatttgaaggatttgtaaggatgtataaggatttataaggatttgtaaggatatgatgtgacagctCAAGGACACCTAAGAGCAttcttagcattggagatagccttagtggtttttaactttttatgactcgtcaaccaattatttttaatagctatataatatctatctatctatctatattctatatactatataaagcatttcattctttcacactttttatttctatggtattcttctttttaattaaaaaaggtataataaagggttttgctaaacaaagttctaagggctttcgttaaactggattaattagttgtataatTACCATAAATTATAGAAGtgaaattttgatataaaaaataaaatctatactccctatataaacaaactacctccTCCCCAAATTAAACACTATACCATTAAATTCCCTATTTTaccttataatttacactttctcaaacactttaatcctgaacttcctaaaatacccttagaaAAATCTTATGCATCTACGTATCTATCATTCATTTTTTGGAATAGAGATATTTGTGCGTTTAGGTAATGGATATTGTGGTATGTAGATGTTTGCAGGTTATTCACTATGTATAGTCATGTAGAttgaaagtagttttttttttcaattttattttaatctttataacgCTGGTTTAATAAgagttaattgatgtaaaagacaAGATCTCagtttaatttctatattcGATTAAAATTATCAGCCGTATCACGTGTATTTTATTCAATACaacccattttttattttttttttatgatacccAAACATTAAAGGCTAAATTCATTACAACATTTCAAAATTGGTGTGTATTTCGAAAGTGTAAACCCTTTGTCCAATTGAATCGCATAAAATGGAATGATGACCCGTTTAAATTTcctttacacacacacacacaaataaatTAGATAACTCTTTCAACCCTCCCTCTCTATTTTTCTTCCGACCCGCCAGCACAAAACTCCCCCTCCTCCTCCTttctctgattttttttttctcgacAGCAGCAAATGGGGGATTAAAATCGGTATAAAAAAAGgggttaaattttataatttttcaaaaaaaagggGGATAATGAGCATGGAAACATACATAATCGTAGCAGAAAATGAAAGACAACAAACGTTTTATCAGGAACAAAGACACGCTAAAAGAATGCCAACAACCGAACAAGGTATGAAATTATCatctacttttttattttattatataaatattttatatatactattatacatacttttttattatatatatatatatatacattatataggTACAAATATGTATGTAACAACCAAAGAAGGTATGAAATTATCAAGGACTGTAATACTTTTTATCCCACATTTTAACAGTAAACGGAAAACCCAAAAAAACTACTGATGTTTCCGACattaattaagattatataAAACTGATAACTGATGTGAAGGCCGGCATTATGGGCCCGTATAGTAGTACTTTAGCAAAATGCTTAAATCGGCGGAGAAACCTTGACCTCATTGAGATCATTTGGACCGAACTGACCCTAGACGTAGTATAAAAGTTTCAAATATTAATTGGTAGAATGTTTGGATATGTACATTGTGATTGATCAACAAATGTTATCGAGTTTTATTAGATaaaatatatgatttatatgTGCAAGTGTAACTATTGTGACTAGTGGCCGGTATAGATTAGTATTTGTGTCGTTCATACATATTGATGATACATATAGCTCTATATGTTTTTGAGTGTTATATATGTTGACTATAACATATTGTTTCATGAGAACTGCTTGAGtgacaaacaaacttttacTGACAAGGCTTACTAACCCATGTGGACCAATAAAACAATGAGAGagattgaataaataaaaaagatcaaTAATTTCATTggtgttaagttttttttaagtagATTGTTGTTTTATATTTTGCTATTTTGTATCATAAAGTTGTTTAGTAATAAATGTAACTGTTGTGTAATTGTTAAGTAGTGTTTTGTAGTTGTAGTAAGTAATATGGTTTAACATGTTTTAGATGAAACGATGCAACTGAAATGGAATATCTATAAAAGGCTGAAAAGGgaagaatttgatgatgaaCCAAATGATGATTATGTAGCGAGTGACCAaacttatttgaaaaatatgaagGGTGTTGTGGAGACGGAAGACAAACCTGTAAAGCAGCCAAGCTCGTTCCCTTGGCGTCGTGGGCGCAAAAGAATGCCCTACCGGATAAAACCAAGGTCACCCCCGAACTCTTTTTATCGTTTGATGTGTAGGCTAAGTGATGATCAAAAGGCTGCGATAAGGGAAATGGGATTCGCGTCAATGCTTGACTTTCAAATAGATAAGATTCCAACAGTTATGGGATATTGGGCTGTGAAGAACTTTGATCATAAGGCATGCACGTTAAAGATTAGGGATGCGTCATTGAAAGtcacaaataaaacaatacatGATGTTCTAGGTGTTCCAATGGGTGGTACGAGAATCAATACATTCATTACAAATTGTAAGTGGAATCTTGCAACACAAGAATTTAGGAAGCAATTTCCAGCCACAAAGAAATCGATACGTGTTGCGGATGTAATTCGTGAGATGGTAGAGCAGGAGAAAGGTGGCACACTATTTAAATTGAACTTTCTAGTTTTGTTTGTTACAGTTATGGTGGGAAGTCATGGTGGGGTGGTGAACCAAAATTTTTTGGGGTGTATGAAAAATTTGCAGGATGTGAGAAATATGGATTGGTGCCAATACATTCTTGAGTGCTTGGTGAGAACAAGAAGGGAATGGAATCCGATTAGCTACTTCAACGGCCCAATGGCCTTTTTGGTCGTAAGTTTATGTTTTGTTCATGCTTAATTGATTGTGTATATGTTTGTCTATCAGTTTGGAAATACTATACTACGATAAacttaacaatttttatttttttttactttttaaggtTTTCTATGCACATTCAATCAATCCAAAAAATACAGGGAAGGAGACATTGGTTCCAGTAATCAACTTGTGGACATCAGATATGTTGATGGAATTAGAAGCGGCGGAGTTCAATACTGGAGGCATTGAGAATGATGTGGTAGGAAGTGGTGATGGTGAACTGAATCGCGATGACACACAAAACATGGCCGAGGAATTAGGTACACCACATCTAGAGCTTTGTGAAGAAAAGTTGTATAACAAATACGATGACTTGGTTCTTTCAATTGGAGGGCCGAAGCAACCCACAACTAAAGAGGTACAATTGTAAACATATGTATTTGCCATTATGTTTGTGCATGCGAGACACTTTTTGCGGCTAAATTTAGTTGACTTATTATTTTAACCCTTACACTTTTATTTGCTGAAATGGTTTATGTGGAAAATGAAAGTTTTGGTCAAACTGGGAAAGTTAGTTGTAATTGGGCTTTTTGATACTTTTTGAAAGTTAGTTGTAATTGCGGCTAAATGTTTTGGCTGGAAGAACATATCTAAATAAGTTAGAAGCCTAAAAGTAATGAATGTTGGCTATAGTTTGCGGCCCAAATGGGTCAAATCAGTTTGTATTGACAGTTGTCGTTTTGTTAATATTTAGAATATTAGTATGATCGTCAATGTTATACTACTAAAATAAATTCTGATATATATTGCCTTCAGCTTGTATTGACTTTTGTCATTTTTCTGTTAATATTTGAAATGTGAAATATAATCGTATACTAAactaatttataacttttatagaaCAAAACAATATAGGACCATACTAGAGGTAAGGAGTTGAtatgtttttagggttttttttttttttttttgaacgacggGTGGGAAGGTCGTTCGATCGATCGAGCTGaacagtgacatccaaacgggCAGTATGCTCAGGGTTCGAGGCGATATGTTTTTAGTTAACCAGCAACATTACCATTGTAATTAATTTAGCTCTTTTAATACAACAAATTACTAGTTAAAGTAATAaataagggattagtttccatgaatgtaagaaactttgaacgaatgtatatagtaggaaataactaaagttgtgtgtattgtatgtatacaactttgaaatattgtttattgtatgtaaaaatttcgtttcaaccaattaaaatctgacaagtggcacctgtatatggttgccacgtatgcttttttacatacaataaacattttttcaagttgcttacatacaatacacataactttagttttttcttactatagacattcggtcaaagatagttacattccaagaAACTAATCCCAATAAATAATGGATTCTGAAGTTCCATTTGACACATTGGCTTTAATATAACTCACCTGAACGTAGGAAAATGCATTTGTCGTTACCCAACCCGGCCATATTGCCAACTCTGATCTGTATTCATTTTGGACAGCTGAGACAGCAACTTCCTGCAAAGGCTTCAACTTCTCAATGTAGCGTAATTTGTGTCCAAGGCTACGAAGTGAAAGAGAGTGTTGCACCGATTCTTGAAGCCATATTTAAGAAACACGGTGATATTGCAGCTGAATGTATATACACTATAGCTTCTGTGAAAGCGTCTTTTCTAGAGGCTGTTTGTGAAGTTGTCAGGCGGATTCAAGCCAATGATGTTACTGAGAAAATGGAAGAAATAGAGGCCCTTGTATCACAGGCACAAGCAGCTAAAATTGATGTGTCATGGCTTTGGGTCCACTTGGAAGCCATTTACAAAAGGAAGGAAGTAATGAAAAAGTGGAGTTTGCTTATGGAAACAAAAGTAAATACTGGTTTGGTTCAAATAGCTGCACAAATGGATCTGAGAGAGAGATGTGCAGAGCTTGTGACAGCACAAGAACGATTTGAAGAGGCTGAAAGGTGCATCAGAGTACTTCATCTTGTTGAAAAGAAGCTAAATAACGAGATTTTGGACTCTAAAAGACTCGTGGGGAAGACAACCAGTTTTATAGGCTAACTAAATCATTCTAGATGTGTAATAGCAGAGGATCGCCAAAGTCATGTCTAAACCCCTATTTTGTCTAATGGCAGGAGAGCCCTTTCTCGAAAGACAGGGTAAGTTTATCTATATAGCTCGTTTCTGAAGTACTTGGTATTAGCTTTTGTATATACATCATCCTTTTGGATTTTTTGTTAAAGAGTGGGTTGGTTAAGTAATGAGTCAAAGCTGGTTGGGTCAACATTAAATCTTTAGTCAGGGTCACAACAAATTAGGTAGGTTTGGGTTCACATTGCaacacttttatatttttataaaccagTGAAAGGCTAAAATTCTGCTAGCTTTAGACTTGTTAAACTTGTTCAAATGTTCAATCCATTTCCTTTATAGGTTATGCATTCTATTTGGCCTTTTTAGCCTTATGCCACTGATTATGTTTTACACTACCAGATTACAACACCGTAAGGCGTAAATTTGGTGGGGTGATGGCTAACAGAGGCCAGAGGTGATGTACATATATTCACCCTtactaaatataaaacatcTGCAGTTGATTCTTAAAGTTCAAAatttaaacttatatattaaaatggtTGCAAGCTTCTCTTTCCTGTTCATATAGATTTGAGCTTCCTGATTGTCTTTATGTAATGCTGATTACCGTTGCACGCGGCTCTACTCGTTTATTCTGGCAAAAAATTCTGCATATTGAATCTAATAATGTCAGGATTAGTGTGGCATTGAACTAGTTGATGATCATATCTGGACTCTGGAGCTTAGTTCAGGTAAAATTCCATTGATTGCTGATATTTAGGGTGATCAGACAATTGTATCATCCTTGAATCTTGATATatctaaatatttttcaatcgaCCTCTTGACTTGCAAATAAGTTATGTTTCTGAATGTCTGTtgattaatattaaattgtatTCCCTTAGAGCACTAAAAGTGTCTTTTGACACATAAAATAACATGTGTGATAGCATATGTTAGTTATTAGTCCAACATTATACGATGCAACAACAACAGTGACGGTTGTGGATTTGTGGTGGCGTGGCACATGTATATGtcactttttttaatttcattaaaaaaaatcagttGAAAATAGAAATGTTACGTAATCTTGAAATGTTGTAAAAGTGTTGCTTTATATTATCGTATTTATAGAAACAAGTATGAGTGGATACAATTATAATATTTACATAAGGAttctttatttactaaaatATCAATACAATTTTAACTAGAAGATACTCATATCATTATACAACCACCTCTGTCAGCCTCTAATCACCACAAGCCACCATCTTCGCCACCTAAAGTAGTCCaatagaagaaaaaataaatacagtTTAAACAATGTAATTAGTGTATcttatttttgaagaaaataatagTTCTAACCTCTATCATACTTATTTCAGTTAAGGTAGTATTAGAAACTTAATAGTTTATCTCGAATCTTTTGTAGAAGTTGTTTTTGGAAATCTTAAAATAGTAAGATTGTCAATTTTTTGGATGGTAATGTATGATTATCTGAAAAACACATAGATGGCAAGAGGCAACACTTGGTTgaagatcttttttttttttgaacaactgAAGaattttattaaactaaaatgGTGAAATTGTTTCAACATTTGTATTATATACGATGCCTCTCAAACAAAGGTTGACAATCTCTATTTTATGTCAGATGTGTATTATGTGATCACCCTTTAAATATATGAATTTCTTATTCTTTTACCTGGATTTTCATTAAACTAGATCATTTTATACATTACTTACTCGATCCTTTCGTCCCATACTTGTAGTATGGACGTTAACTTTTTCtttgttcttttttaattttaaactgaATGTTAAGTATCAAAATTTTAACCAGCAAACAAATTCTAGAAAGTAAAGGTGAAATTTTATGAGTTGACAATGACTTTTAAAAACTTATGTGTCAATATCACGGTAGACACTAATTATTATTAGACGAACATGCATTTTTGATCCATAAGAATAATCGGTTTGTTTCGTTGGCAAGGTCATTAGTAACTTTTGACATTTTGGTTTccttacatttttattttatggcaAAATCGGCAAGGTGATAATCGGCCTAATTTGattctttttgggttttttccTTCTTTGTATGCAAAttggactttttttatttattttattttatatattttttttttgtcccaTTGTTGAAAAGTTTTGGTAAAAATTGGTACTGCCCATCATAATTTGGTGAGTTTTTGGTAAGAATATCGTCActgtttctatatatacatagttgAAAATAAATACCAAAAATCATTTGGTAAAAAATGACACTATATCCTTCCTTCTAAATACTTAAATAGTTAATGATATGTTGAGAATAACAAAGACTCATATTATTGCGTCATTCAAAAACGTTGAAAGCTTCATTACAGGTTttgcattatatatttttatttaagtataAATAAGTCGCAAACAGAGATAAATAAACGGTGATAGATTGATAACTTGTGGAGAGTCGTGAGTTccatttatgtttgttaaacATAAAAATGACACTACAAGCTACAGTTATTCTTGTTAAACATATCCTATAGATAGGAAGCTCTTTCATCGGAGCTGTACTTGTAATGGTGTATGAGTTTTTGGTGTTTTAATAAGATTAGccttttagaaaaagaaaaaaaaa
It encodes:
- the LOC122607801 gene encoding uncharacterized protein LOC122607801, whose protein sequence is MSMETYIIVAENERQQTFYQEQRHAKRMPTTEQDETMQLKWNIYKRLKREEFDDEPNDDYVASDQTYLKNMKGVVETEDKPVKQPSSFPWRRGRKRMPYRIKPRSPPNSFYRLMCRLSDDQKAAIREMGFASMLDFQIDKIPTVMGYWAVKNFDHKACTLKIRDASLKVTNKTIHDVLGVPMGGTRINTFITNCKWNLATQEFRKQFPATKKSIRVADVIREMVEQEKGGTLFKLNFLVLFVTVMVGSHGGVVNQNFLGCMKNLQDVRNMDWCQYILECLVRTRREWNPISYFNGPMAFLVVFYAHSINPKNTGKETLVPVINLWTSDMLMELEAAEFNTGGIENDVVGSGDGELNRDDTQNMAEELGTPHLELCEEKLYNKYDDLVLSIGGPKQPTTKELRQQLPAKASTSQCSVICVQGYEVKESVAPILEAIFKKHGDIAAECIYTIASVKASFLEAVCEVVRRIQANDVTEKMEEIEALVSQAQAAKIDVSWLWVHLEAIYKRKEVMKKWSLLMETKVNTGLVQIAAQMDLRERCAELVTAQERFEEAERCIRVLHLVEKKLNNEILDSKRLVGKTTSFIG